The sequence below is a genomic window from Melospiza georgiana isolate bMelGeo1 chromosome 6, bMelGeo1.pri, whole genome shotgun sequence.
GCTGTTTATTGATATCAGACCTCAGTGGGATGCAGGAACCAGGTGCcagggggaattttggggtcaCAGCTGTGTTGAGAAAGATGCATTTGGGGAAGACTGCCCTAGGACCCAAGAGGGAGGAGCAAATCCATGCTCCAATGTGCTCTGTGCACAGCATCCCTCCCACATGGCCCTTTTCACTGCCTGTgctcccttttcctgcaggattaaGTGTGGGAGGGTGATCCTAAGTCACTGCCCCATGGTTCTGCATGGGGACACTGAAGGGTTCAACAGGCTCAGATCCCCCTGTCCATGGTGGCATCATTACTGGGGGCAGTGCTCCCTTCTGGCTCCTCCAACACCATCTGGAGGCAGTCCCTGAGGGACCCCTtggagcagcacctccagcactttgttactgagatgtagatgaaGGGGTTGATGCTGCTGTGCATGCAGGCAAACAGGAGAACAACCTGGGGGGACACAGTGGTGTAGccgagctgctgcaggaaattcCAGAGACTGAGGGGGAGAGTGAGGAGCACAGTGAGGAAGACAATGATGTCAAGGCTCTtggattgctgctgctgggagctacCCTTGAAGCGAATGAAGAGGATTGTGCTGGAAATGACCATGGATGGAGCAAAGACGAGGAAGTTGAGGATGTAGAGGGAGATGAGAGCCCCGcggcagcagagcttgtgttCCTGTGACTGGCACAGGGAATTCACCGCAGAAATGGCAGTGATGGCAGTGATGGAAAGGGCCCAGAGCACGGCACTGACCACCACCCATGAGAGGCCCTGGGGAAGGTGGCAGAAGAGCGCAGGTGGGCAGAGCATGGACCTGCCCCTCTCGATGCTGATGCCGTCAGCTGGTACAGCCCTACGCTGTGGAACATccggaagaggaggaaaaggaagtgTATGGATGCTGGGGGCAtgatggaggagcaggagaaatcctccagcaggaagagcagagtgGAGGGGACCAtgaagatgaggaagaggaaggtgaTGATCGTCAGGCCAAGGATGTAGGCAGTGATGGGTTTCATGGTGTCCCTCTGGATGCAGAACCCGAGgacccagagcacagccccattcccagccagcccacagaGGCAGATGAGCAGGGTCACACTGTGTGTGGTCATGCTGGGGACATCTGTCTCGCATAGACCTTGCCCTTCAGTGTATTACTTGGCAGGGGGCGTCATGATGTTCATACCCATGGACGgatgctgggcaggcagtgggatgtggccCCTGGCTGTGGTCAGAGTGGATGGGCAGTCAGTGCTTGAAGAATGCAGGGATGGACCAtgtggctcctcagcagctccctgcagtgggaaggattcagtggggaggagtgagatgtgcaggggaggagggcagTGGGAATTGTGGGGTGGGAGAGGGACATGGGAGGGTTGGGCTGTTTGGTTCAGGAGGTTGATAAATAACATAGAGAATAAACATTTTCAGCCCTTCAGAAGTTGTTCAAAAGAAAAGTGGCCAAAATTTTAAAGGATGTGTGAAAGACGGATAATTGGATGATTGACTCTCGCAGTTAAGGGATGAATACGGTGTGAATACTGAGAGAAGCTTTATTGATGTATGTTATTGCAGTCTGTTGTTTAGATGTCCCCTGTTGTCCCCATAGTCCCCTTCTCCCCCCTCTGTACTGTTGCCATCAGAGAGCCTGAGTCATCTAGGACAGGTGGAAAGAAGGGGTGTAGAATAGCATTTTACTGGGGGGGAAGAGGTGCAGCATGAGAACACCTGACCCTCCAGTCAAGCTGCAGGAAATCAGGCTCCAGCAATAAACACACAGAAGggctgactgacagactttgggaggggccaggtTTAGCTGATGTAACCCCCGGGGTATCAAAGGTGAAGCATCCATTTTGAAGATCAGCCAGCCACATGGTGGGCAGCCATGAGGGAAGCTCCCAGGCCTACTTCTCCTTATTTAGTCCTTTTGTAGCATTTTTTGTTAAGGTTCAATAAAccttgaaaaatttaaaaaaatgggtGGTAATTTCTCACAGGATGTAAAGGCTGGCACACAGGATGACAAACATGGCAGGAACCAGTGCAGAAACAGATAAGGAGGCCTGCAGTGATTTTGGGGCAAATTCTGGAACAAGAGGAAGCAGTGCATGGCCAGAGGAAAAGTTCAAGGCAAGGTCACCTTTAATATCGCAGTACTCAGTGAATGCGACCGCCGGATAGACCCCTCTTAAAAGACCTTGGGGATCATAAAAGGACTTGCAGGAGGAGGTGGACGCATGGAAATGAGTTTTAGGAAAATGATGTATATGTACAGATAAGAGAAACTTCTAAATGCCTACATGCGGTTCTAATGGATTAATACCCTGTTGTAAAGTCTCACCATAGACACAATACAAGGAGGGATCCCTCTGTGTCCTGTGGAGGTCAAGAATTCCTGCTTCCTCATGCTTTGCATTGTGTTAGAAAGTTTGTTCTGGTGCATTTCACTAATAAGATACAGATGGGATGCacaagaggagagagaggagctggggaggtcACTGCAGTCACCCGGAGAGGGTgtcaggaacagagcagctgctgcaggagaggaaggtggggtagggaggaaggcaaacattccactgacctgttccctgtggggcagcagcaggcaaagggctctgtgcagatcaGCGGCGCTTCCTGGTCCCTCTTGCTCCTTTGGGATCCATGTCCTAAAGCGGCTCCTGCCAGATCAGGGACATGAAGGAGAAAGTGCCCAGATCACCAGGagctccccattcccatcctgctggctcctctctgtACTCTGTCCTGGTGttgtttcccagggaacagTGGATTCATGGGGGTGTGGGGGAATTGAAAATTGCAACTTTGCCTACTTCAGAAATTCAGTTCCTCTGAGTTATTTCTGTTGggtgtggggatttttttttttttcctacagtgGAAATGTCTTTTGTCAGAAGCacaaaatgaagatttttgtgattggctcttctttctctcctgaTGAGAAACACTCCTTCTCTGCAGAGTGTCCCATTCTCCAACTGCCTTCCCTCTCTTGATTCCTCGTTTCTCTTCCCTGAGGGGTCAttctccctccagcagcagagggatgctggtggtgctggtggcactggaatGCTATTGCCAGTACTGGTAGTGTGGGTGAGGCAGCTGGGTGCTTCTCAGAAACAACTCCTGTTCAGGGAAGGGATCTGAGATCATTGCCAAAACATGCTCTGGTCCCGAGGAAGCACAGTCAAGCTGCTTCCTCCTCATATCCCGATCCCATCCCCACCCCGCTCCATCCTCACCCCATCCTATCACATCCCACAGCTTTCCCAGATGGAGCTGTTCCCCCCTCTGAGCGTGGcctgtcaggctctgctctcctccagtAGGGAGATTTGGGATTGTCGGCATCCAGACCCCCTCCAACCCGCTCCGAGCCTCTCCTGATCCCTCCAAAAGCGCCTGCAACACCCCACACCATCCCCGGGGCCTCCTTTTCCACCCCCAATGCCATGATCCTGCCCTGATGCATCTGGGACCCTGGCAGtgtcccttctcctcccagccatAGGGTTCTAGGacccaggagggaggaggaaagcccagctccaaTGTGCTCCTCAGGATCACACAGGATGATAAATATGGCTGGAGCCAGTGCAGAAACAGATTTGGAAGCCTGCAGTGGATTTGGGGGGAGTTCTTTAACAAGAAGCAAAAGCATGTGGCCAAAGGAAAAGTTAAAGGCAAGGTCACCTTTAATATCTCAGCACTCAGTGAATGCGACCACAAGACACCCCTCTGAATGATCCTCCAGGATCAGGAGAGGACTCTCAGAAGGAGGTGGATGCATGGAAATGAGTCCTAGGAAAGTGATGTTTATGTATttgataagaaaaatattttaacgACCCTGCGTGGTTATAAAGGATAAAACCCCTGTTCGAAAGTCTCACTACACACAGATCAAAAAGAGATCcttctgtgtgttctgtgctggACAAGAATTCCTGCTTTCAAATGCTTTGCATTGTGTTAGAAAGTTTATTTCAGCCAATTCAATGTCAAGATACAGACGGGATgccaagggcagagcaggggggagctgggaagggcccTGCGGTCACTGGGAGAGGGTgtcaggaacagagcagctgctgcaggagaggaaggtggggtagggaggaaggcaaacattccactgacctgttccctgtggggcagcagcaggcaaagggctctgtgcagatcaGCGGCGCTTCCTGGTCCCTCTTGCTCCTTTGGGATCCGTGTCCTAAAGCGGCTCCTGCCAGGTCAGGGACATGAAGGAGAAAGTGCCCAGATCACCAGGagctccccattcccatcctgcTGGCTTCTCTCTGTACTCTGTCCTGGTGGTACTCCCCAAGGCTTGGTGGATTCATGGGGGTGTGGGGGAATTGAAAATTGCAACTTTGCCTACTTCAGAAATTCAGTTCCTCTGAGTTATTTCTGTTGGgtgtggggatttttggggggttttttttgggtgttttttcctACAGCGGAAGTGGCTTTTGTCAGAAGCTCtaaatgaagatttttgtgattggctcttctttctctcctgaTGAGAAACACTCCTTCTCTGTACAGTGTCCCATTCTCCAATTGCCTTCCCTCTCTTGATAGGATTTTATCATTCCTCATTACTCTTCCCTGAGGGGTCATTTTCCCTCCAGTAGCAGAGGGatgctggtggcactggaatgctgctggcagtgcGGTTGAGGCAACTGGGTGCTTCTCAGAAACAAGTCCTGTTCCGGGAAGGGCTCTGTGATCATTGCAAAAACATGCTCTGGGCCAAACAGGCACAGTtgagctgcttcctcctcctaTCCTGATCCTATCCTCATCCCTGCTTCCCAACCCATCCACATCTGCATccgcatccccatccccatccccatccccatccccatccccatccccatccccatccccatccccatccccatcccgctCCGTCCTCACCCCATCCTATCACATCCCACAGCTTTCCCAGATGGAGCTGTTCCCCCACTCTGAACATGGcctgtcaggctctgctctcctccagtGGGGAGATTTGGGATTGTTGACATCCAGCCCCCCTTCAACCCGCTTCGAGCCGCTCCTGACCCCTCCAAAACCGCCTCCAACACCCCAGACTGTCCCTGGGGACCCCTTTTCACCCCTGTGGGAattcagcacatccctctggatgCCCAGAGTTCTGAGAACCCCATCGGAGGGCTTGGAGACCCTGGCATGTTGCCCAGAACACCTGGTGGCTTGATTTTGATCCTTGCAATGAATTGCCAGCTTGGCATGGGGAtatgaaagtcacacaggttttgAATGGTGTAATACTAGAAtattcacagggtgaaaatgtagattttgggatttttggtataggggttatggggacaagaagGAGGAATCAGGGTGTGTCTAGTCCtgcttattttttcttcttgttctccattttctgcagtgatgttggcacttggGGATGGTTTAGAATAGAAatgcactgtctaacataggtgataggtattgggaataGAAAGTAAATATCatatatgtagtttgtagtataaaaagacGACAGTGCCTCGGGGGCAGTCAGAGTGCttgtggctgctgtgctgagcagatcttggctgggcagaaagaaaattttgtagataagaatTATTAAACAacctgaagactgaaaaatgaagagtccagactcatTCTTCAGAGCGCGGGCTGCTGCAGAACAATCCCACGCATTTCGGGGCAGAGAACAGACAGCCAGCCCGAGAACCCCAACAGCCCCGATCCTGCCCTGATCCACCAGGGACCCCCggcagtgtccctgctcctcttgGCCATAGGGTTCGAGGGCccaggagggagggggaaagcCTAACTGCAATGTGCTCCTCAAGAGAACAAAGGATGATAATCGTGGCTAGAGCCAGTGCAGAAATGGATTTGGAGGCCTGCAGTGGTTTTGGGGCAAGTTCTGTAACAAGAAGCAACACGGCATGGGCAAAGGAAAAGTTAGAGGAAAGGTAACCTTTAATATCAGAGCACTCAGTGAATGCAAACACCAGAGACCCCTCTGAATGATCCTCCAGGATCTGAAAAGGACTTCAAGAAGGAGGTGGATGTGTGGGAATGGGTCCTAGGAAAGTGATGTTTATGTATTAGATAAGAAAAAAACGTTAATAACTCTGTGTGCTTATGATGGATAAAACCCATGTTGTAAAGTCTCAGTCCAAGGAGATATATGGAGAGATCCATCTATGTGTCCTTTGGAGGTAAAAAATTCCTGGTTCCAAATGCTTCCCATTGTTTTTCAAAGTTTCTTCTGGCTGATTTTAGCATCACTCCCAGTTCCCATCTCTGCCCATTTCCCCATGCCATGCCGACCCATGCCACGCCACGCCACGCCATGCCATCCCGATGGATTCCCAgtccctggcctctccctggctgcaggtgtggcctgttgggctctgctgctctccagtggGAGATTTGGCATTggtggcacccagagccctcctgccccctccagcccctgtcTGCCTGATGCCTTGGGCTGGCTCCCTGGAACAGAGGCCAGAGCAGGTGAAGAGAATAAAAGGAGGCAGTGATGAAAGGCCTTCAAAAGGTTCACCTTGGGCTCTCCAAGCCTCCGAGAGGGGCTGCACCCAAAATGGACAAtggtcatgagtttttcagacagatataagtttggtccattcACAAATCAGGGGTTAATCCTCCAATTTCAGCTTCAGAAAATGAAGTTATTTAGCCCCACTTTGCCCTCCCCAAATTCATTTTGTCTATACTTTTCCATGCTGATGGCAGTGTCCTTGAATTTCAGGCCTAGAGGAATTGTTTTGCCTCAGTAAAATGTGCAGACAGTTAACTAACACTTTCCATGGACTTTAGAGTTATGcactaatgcagtacaggatatgaaaaacagaaaggctaaaatcctaaggcatcaTGCCCCCTCTGACATCCTCTAGAAATTCCCCCCAGGctgccttcccctccagacagccccgctcctctcctgccccactcaggagccccagcagtgtttctgctcctcctggcaatTCCATGCTTGTGCAGCCCAATGAAGAGCAGTGGAGCCATCCCTGTAGTGCCTCTTGTTTGTGTCCAGAGGAGgttgaggggctggagagcagggatggagctggggaggggcatCTCCAAGAGAAACACAAAGCCCCAAAGCCTTCCGGGGCAGGCTGGGGTGAGCAGCCCGTGGGGAGGGAGTGGAGCCTGAGGcccggggctgggagggatgggaaggacGGGAGGTGGGTGGGCTGCATGGGGAGTGGGATGGGAGGGTGGTGTGGGAGGGGTGGGAcatgatggagctgctgggaagatgTGGTGGGAAGGTGTGGggtgtggtggggctggggagaaggtgtggggtgtggtggggctggagggaaggtgtggggtgtggtggagctggagagaaggtgtggggtgtggtggggctggagagaaggTGTGGGGTGTGGTGGGGCTGGTGGCCTCAGGGAAGCCCCAGGGAGGGGGTGATGCCCCGTGGAGCCCATGGTGACAAACACAGGTGTCACCCTGCCCCTGGAagggggtggctgtgctgaggatcacagcctcctcctctccttgctgctgcacCACCTGAGCCTtgagggagcagctgaaggcagtggagaggaagaatttctgaaggcagagacacctttgcaCCTGgctcacaaaattaaaaattaaagatctCTGGGGAGATCTCTGCTGTGACACTCACAGAGCCCTCGGGGTGGGGAATGCTGAGCCCCTGGGCCATCgtgtctgtgccagcccagctctgggcactggggatCAGGGTTGCTTCAGGGAGCACAAgccatggctgtgtcccctctgacACCAAGGAGTTTAAGTCTATCAGCAAAACTGTGTTAGACTAATAAGAATTTTTTAGTCCAAATTTTGAATATATTGGAAATATGTATGCCATAGACAGGTTCACAGAAATAACACTTTTCAGGCATTTTTATGCATTATAATATCCCAGACTTTTTATAGATACTCCCAAATGTGGACCCAGTTTCTTACGTCATGGTATaggtgttttgtttcttttaattagtACTAGAATATGCCATCTATCTTAGTTAAATCAATAACCTGGGGTATTTTTCAGTAAACAATATTTTACTAAATTTGATGTACAAGCCTAGGAAATGCCTCTCATATTGCCATTGCAATTTATGTCTTGCAATTTATTAATTATGTCTTTTGGTATGTATAGGCCTCTGAAATCCTAAGCCTCTCAAGATATCATTCTTATTCTTTGACATCCAATTATTTCTAGTTATATGATAACCATTAAAAGTACTTTATTGAGTTTTTTCTCCACCTATTGAGTAAGTTCTCTATGGGGTATGCGCTGATAAAGTTTTCTACTAGCACTCAGCCAACAGAGATCTAAATCAAAACCAGCTAAAAAAACCACAGTCAAAAAAGCCTTGACTAATTAAACATAGTTCATTACAGAAATTTCTAAGCAGTCACAGAATTCCTGGCTAACTacctctctgtcccctccctccagCCACATTCCCGGCTGGCAACAGCAGCCAGAGGAAGCCGGGAAGCGCTGGCAGAGGGGGCAAAGGCAGCTCAGGGTTCACGGTGCTGTTTATTGATATCAGACCTCAGTGGGATGCAGGAACCAGGTGCcagggggaattttggggtcaCAGCCGTGTTGGGAAGGATCCATTTGGGAAACAGTGCCCTAGGACCTGTGAGGGAGGAGCAAATCCATGCTCCaatgtgctctgtgcagagcatcCCTCCCACATGGCCCTTTTCACTGCCTGCgctcccttttcctgcaggaataaGGATGGGTAGGTGATCCTCAGCCACTGCCCCATGGTCCTGCATGGGGGCACTTGAAGGGTTCAACAGGCTCAGACGCCCCTGTCCATGGTGGCATCATTACTGGGGGCAGTGCTCCCTTCTGGCTCCTCAAACACCTTCTGGAGGCACTCCCTGAGGGACCCCATGGAGCAGCGCCTCCAGCACTTTGttactgagatgtagatgagggGGTTGATGCTGCTGTGCATGCAGGCAAACAGGAGAACAACCCCGGGGGACACAGTGGTGTAGccgagctgctgcaggaaattcCAGAGACTGAGGGGGACAGTGAGGAGCACAGTCAGGAAGACAATGATGTCAAGGCTCTtggattgctgctgctgggagctacCCTTGAAGTTAATGAAGAGGATTGTGCTGGAAATGACCATGGATGGAGCAAAGACGAGGAAGTTGAGGATGTACAGGGAGATGAGAGCTCCCTGGCAGAGCTTGTGTTCCTGTGACTGGCACAGGGAATTCACTGCAGAAATGGCAGCGATGGCAGTGATGGAAAGGGCCCAGAGCACGGCACTGACCACCACCCATGAGAGGCCCTGGAGAAGGTGGCAGAAGAGCCCAGGTGAGCAGAGCATGGACCTGCCCCTCTCGATGCTGATGGCCGTCAGCCGGTACAGCCCTACGCTGTGGAACAtcgggaagaggaggaaaaggaagcgTATGGATGCTGGGGGCAtgatggaggagcaggagaaatgctcctgcaggaagagcagagTGGAGGGGACCAtgaagatgaggaagaggaagttGATGATGGCCAGGTGAAGGATGTAGGTAGTGATGGGTTTCATTGTGTCCCTCTGGATGCAGAACCCGAGGACCCAGAGCACAGTCccattcccagccagcccacagaGGCAGATGAGCAGTGTCACACTGTGTGGCCATGATGGGATATCTGTCTCACACAGATCTTGCCCTTCAGTGTATTATTTGGCGGGGGAGGGACACATTGTTCATCCCCTGGATGGaagctgggcaggcagtgggatgcgGCCCCTGGCTGTGGTCAGAGTGGATGGGCAGTCAGTGCTTGGAGAATCCAGGGATGGACCAtgtggctcctcagcagctccctgcagtgggaaggattcAGTTGCGAGAAGTGAGatgtgcaggggaggagggaagtGGGAATGGTGGGGTGGGAGAGGGAGGTGGGAGGTTGGGATGGTTAGCTGGAGGCTGATAAATAACAAAGAGAATTAACATTTTCAGTTCTTCTGAAGTTGTTCAAAAGCAAATTGGCCaaaattttaaaggatgttttatagatggataatgagatgattggctctCACAGTTAAGGGATTAATACAGTGGGAATATTAAGAGAAGCTtcaataatatataattatgttATTTCAGTCTGTTGTTTAGATGTCCCCTGTTGCCCCATAGTCCCCTTCTCCCCCTCTGTACTGTTGCCATCAGAGAGCCTGAGTCATCTAGAACAGGTAGAAGGAAGGGGTGTACAAAAGCTTGGTACTGGGGGGGAAGAGGTGCAGCATGAGAACACCTGACCCTCCAGTcaagctgcaggaaagcaggCTCCAGCAATAAACACACAGAAGggctgactgacagactttgggaggggccaggtTTAGCTGATGCAACCCCCGGGGTATCAAAGGTGaagcatccatcttgaagatCAGCCAGCCACGTGGTGGGCAGCCATGAGGGAAGCTCCCAGGCCTGCTTCTCCTTTTTTACtcattttgttgcattttttgttaaggtttaataaaactttaaaaattaaaaaaagcgGGTGGTAATTTCTTACAGGATGTAAAGGCTGGCACACAGGATGACAAACATGGCAGGAACCAGAGCAGAAACAGATAAGGAGGCCTGCAGTGGTTTTGGGGCAAATTCTAGTACATTAAACAACAGTGCATGGCCAGAGGAAAAGTTCATGGCAAGGGCACCTTAAATATGGCAGAATGAATTTAATATGACCACCAGAGAGACTCTGCTTAATAAACCTCCAGGATCATAGAAGGacctgcaggaggaggtggacACATGGAAATGAGTTCTATGAAAATGGTGCTTATGTATTGGATAAGAAACACTTTTCAATGCTTCCATGTGGTTGTAATGGATTAATACCCTGTTGTAAAGTCTCACCATAGACACAATACAAGGAGAGATCCCTCTGTGTCCTGAGCAGGTCAAGAATTCCTGCTTCCTCATGCTTTGCCTTGTGTTAGAAAGTTTGTTCTAGCCCATTTCAGGATTAGGATACAGACGGGATGcaaaagaggagagagaggatCTGGGGATGGCCCTGCGGTCACCGGGAGAGGGTgtcaggaacagagcagctgctgcaggagaggaaggtggggtagggaggaaggcaaacattccactgacctgttccctgtggggcagcagcaggcaaagggctctgtgcagatcaGCGGCGCTTCCTGGTCCCTCTTGCTCCTTTGGGATCCATGTCCTAAAGCGGCTCCTGGCAGGTCAGGGACATGAAGGAGAAAGTGCCCAGGTCACCAGGAGCTCCCCATTCCCGTCCTGCTGGCTCCTCTCGGTACTCTGTCCTGCTGTTGTTTCACAAGGCTCGACGGGAGAGTCGGAAATTTAATCTTTGCTTACGTCAGAATTTCCCTTCCTTGGAGTTATTTGTCTTGACCGTTTTTTCCTGCCATAGAGGAAGTAGCTTGACATGCAGATTTCTTTGAATGCCTCCTCATTTCCTCCTGATTATAGACTCTTTTACAAATGGGAAATTATCCAAATGCTTTCCCTCTCTCAGCAAGTTTCTACCATTCCTCATTTCTCTTCCCTGAGGGGTAGGtgtccctccagc
It includes:
- the LOC131084935 gene encoding mas-related G-protein coupled receptor member H-like; the encoded protein is MIQELMGLQKSVTLLICLCGLAGNGTVLWVLGFCIQRDTMKPITTYILHLAIINFLFLIFMVPSTLLFLQEHFSCSSIMPPASIRFLFLLFPMFHSVGLYRLTAISIERGRSMLCSPGLFCHLLQGLSWVVVSAVLWALSITAIAAISAVNSLCQSQEHKLCQGALISLYILNFLVFAPSMVISSTILFINFKGSSQQQQSKSLDIIVFLTVLLTVPLSLWNFLQQLGYTTVSPGVVLLFACMHSSINPLIYISVTKCWRRCSMGSLRECLQKVFEEPEGSTAPSNDATMDRGV